The following are encoded in a window of Maridesulfovibrio bastinii DSM 16055 genomic DNA:
- the terL gene encoding phage terminase large subunit encodes MSKSLKASGLMGNLLMNLKEQVPQTGSNWLGTGKPDISLKDFIRNAWHVIEPGRTFVDGWHIGAIVEHLEAVSTGQIPKLLINMPPRHMKSLSVSVCWPAWEWTFNPWIQFFFSSYSAMLSTRDNMKTREIVTSNWYRDSWPHVQLKKDQNAKDKFENMAGGFRFSTSVGGRATGEGGDRIVADDPHNMSEVNSDAKRNEVLDWWDNTMQTRLNDPKTGAFVVIMQRGHQQDLSGHILDKGGYVHLCLPARYEGNKYHTVLGFEDPRTEEGELLWPERFDEETLTHIENSFSSPTEAAGQLQQRPVPKGGAIFKLDWFKRYTKLPRFNRIVEHWDTAQKTKVSSAYSCGQIWGEAYNGFYLLDVYRKKVEYPALKKAIKDRYAINRPSAIVIEDKSSGISVIQDLQESTRLPVVAWAVTGGDKENRAKAVADTIEGGNVWLPESAEWLDDFLDEVEHFPGSKFKDQVDVMTQALEYFLRRGGLTEGRDMS; translated from the coding sequence ATGAGTAAATCACTGAAAGCAAGCGGTCTTATGGGGAATCTGCTTATGAATCTGAAAGAGCAGGTTCCACAGACCGGGTCCAACTGGCTCGGAACCGGAAAGCCGGATATCTCGCTCAAAGATTTCATCCGCAATGCCTGGCATGTTATCGAGCCGGGCCGGACATTTGTGGACGGCTGGCACATTGGCGCAATTGTGGAACATCTTGAGGCTGTCAGCACCGGACAGATTCCAAAACTGCTGATAAACATGCCTCCGCGCCACATGAAATCGTTATCCGTGTCTGTCTGCTGGCCTGCGTGGGAGTGGACCTTCAATCCGTGGATTCAATTTTTCTTCAGCTCCTATTCCGCTATGCTTTCAACCCGTGACAACATGAAGACCCGTGAGATTGTGACCTCGAACTGGTATCGGGATTCATGGCCGCATGTGCAGCTGAAAAAAGATCAGAACGCCAAGGATAAGTTTGAGAACATGGCCGGAGGATTCCGTTTTTCCACTTCAGTCGGCGGCAGGGCAACCGGTGAAGGCGGCGACCGTATTGTTGCTGACGACCCGCACAATATGTCCGAGGTCAATTCCGATGCCAAGCGCAACGAGGTTCTGGACTGGTGGGACAACACCATGCAGACCCGCCTCAATGATCCTAAAACCGGAGCATTCGTTGTTATCATGCAGCGAGGCCACCAGCAGGATTTAAGCGGCCATATTCTGGATAAGGGCGGTTATGTGCATCTCTGCCTGCCGGCCAGATATGAGGGCAACAAGTATCACACTGTTCTGGGTTTTGAAGATCCCCGCACCGAAGAGGGCGAACTTCTCTGGCCGGAGCGTTTTGACGAGGAAACCCTGACTCACATTGAAAATTCATTTTCATCTCCCACCGAGGCGGCAGGACAGCTCCAGCAGCGTCCTGTTCCCAAGGGCGGAGCTATCTTCAAGCTGGACTGGTTCAAGCGTTACACAAAGCTGCCGCGCTTCAACCGCATCGTTGAACACTGGGATACGGCCCAGAAAACCAAAGTCTCCAGCGCATATTCCTGCGGCCAGATATGGGGTGAAGCCTACAACGGATTTTATCTGCTGGATGTGTACCGCAAAAAGGTTGAATATCCGGCCCTTAAAAAGGCCATCAAAGACCGCTACGCCATTAACAGGCCTTCCGCCATTGTGATTGAAGATAAGTCCAGCGGGATAAGCGTTATTCAGGATTTACAGGAATCAACAAGGCTTCCGGTGGTTGCGTGGGCCGTTACCGGAGGCGACAAGGAAAACAGGGCCAAGGCTGTTGCCGATACCATCGAGGGCGGCAATGTCTGGCTGCCGGAGTCCGCAGAGTGGCTGGATGATTTTCTGGACGAGGTGGAGCATTTTCCGGGTTCAAAGTTCAAGGATCAGGTGGATGTGATGACTCAGGCTCTGGAATATTTCCTGCGTCGTGGCGGGCTGACCGAAGGGCGCGACATGAGCTAG
- a CDS encoding tyrosine-type recombinase/integrase translates to MTNNPNHPKKGSSTRVDPIISRKDIASLKKLLDDSPRDLALFVVGINTNLRAVDLVQLRVDQFVDAKVGDELVLKESKTGKQRRITINNAVLQTVKPWAIQCRDMEQKYLFTGRDGAPMAPNYVNKLVKKWCEKINLKGNYGSHSLRKTFGYQQRVVHNVSVAQLMEVFNHSSPKQTLDYLCIQPEEIRNIYMNEI, encoded by the coding sequence ATGACGAATAATCCGAATCATCCGAAAAAAGGAAGCTCAACAAGGGTTGATCCTATCATTTCACGCAAGGACATTGCCAGCCTGAAAAAGCTGCTCGATGACAGTCCTCGTGATTTAGCTTTGTTCGTTGTCGGAATCAACACGAATCTCCGGGCCGTGGATCTGGTTCAGCTTCGAGTGGACCAGTTTGTTGATGCAAAGGTGGGTGACGAGCTGGTGCTGAAAGAAAGCAAAACCGGCAAGCAGCGCAGAATTACGATCAACAATGCTGTTCTTCAAACGGTCAAACCTTGGGCCATTCAGTGCCGGGATATGGAACAGAAGTATCTTTTTACGGGCAGGGATGGTGCGCCAATGGCTCCGAACTACGTCAACAAGCTGGTGAAGAAGTGGTGCGAGAAAATCAATCTGAAGGGCAATTACGGCTCCCATTCATTGCGAAAGACTTTCGGTTACCAGCAGCGTGTGGTTCACAATGTCAGCGTTGCCCAGCTGATGGAAGTTTTCAACCATTCAAGCCCAAAACAGACTCTTGATTACCTCTGCATTCAGCCTGAGGAAATCAGGAATATCTACATGAACGAAATATGA
- a CDS encoding BRO-N domain-containing protein: MSEIIPFDFGDTVVRVQQEQDGRTWFVAKDVCRVLDLDNRETPRRLDEDEVGKTHIVDSLGRNQEMTMLSESGLYALIFKSRKPEAKKFRKWITAEVIPSLRRTGKYEMGQDNAPADFDLHKELYPLLTKWCILLKEKEVWQPQDALEKAVTTMQSALGRKSADPLNSLTPQEVNYAKEYLNTQIAILTGKSAEVKTPEEIEAATLRSQKARKAARARWDKAKGIGR; encoded by the coding sequence ATGTCTGAAATTATACCTTTTGATTTCGGGGATACAGTTGTGCGTGTTCAGCAGGAGCAGGACGGCCGCACATGGTTTGTGGCCAAGGATGTTTGCAGAGTTTTGGATTTAGATAACAGAGAAACTCCTCGCAGACTTGATGAAGATGAGGTGGGTAAAACCCACATCGTCGATTCGCTTGGAAGAAATCAGGAAATGACAATGCTTTCCGAGTCCGGCCTCTATGCTCTGATATTTAAAAGCCGTAAGCCGGAGGCTAAAAAGTTCCGCAAGTGGATAACAGCGGAAGTAATACCCAGCCTGCGCAGAACCGGAAAATATGAAATGGGGCAGGATAACGCTCCGGCAGATTTTGATCTGCATAAGGAACTGTATCCGCTGCTGACCAAGTGGTGCATCCTGCTTAAGGAAAAGGAAGTCTGGCAGCCGCAGGACGCTTTGGAAAAGGCCGTGACCACCATGCAGAGCGCACTAGGCAGAAAATCGGCCGACCCGCTCAATTCCCTCACCCCGCAGGAGGTGAACTACGCTAAAGAATACCTCAACACCCAGATAGCAATCCTGACCGGAAAATCAGCAGAAGTAAAAACACCGGAAGAAATAGAAGCCGCAACCCTCCGCTCCCAAAAAGCCCGCAAAGCCGCCAGAGCCAGATGGGATAAAGCAAAAGGAATCGGAAGATAG
- a CDS encoding helix-turn-helix domain-containing protein, translated as MMTDTDKSIAIPQEVVENHILHGKTLVKSWREHLNMTKNEVAAKMGITQASFCQMENNPKSLRPSTLKRIADAMGIRWEQLEEE; from the coding sequence ATGATGACAGACACAGACAAAAGTATAGCTATCCCACAGGAAGTGGTTGAAAACCATATTCTGCATGGCAAAACACTGGTCAAATCATGGCGGGAGCACCTAAACATGACCAAGAATGAAGTCGCCGCCAAGATGGGAATTACTCAGGCCAGCTTTTGCCAGATGGAGAATAACCCTAAATCATTGCGCCCAAGCACATTAAAAAGAATTGCTGATGCAATGGGGATTAGATGGGAGCAGTTGGAAGAGGAATAA
- a CDS encoding replicative DNA helicase, with the protein MSITAPPNNPELERAVLSAVIRLNGRNLDSLLSILKSPDYFYSPVHQALWQTMMAMHRDQIPIDLVTLNDRLIKNGRSDACGGPVYLAGLLEDPQPVSHAESWARDLQGYARRRAMAAMGQQLIENAYSNDTDPSTFAAKAQEIVDSVLEDRIEVSAQKPSEIIHDYVSYLEGLEARGGDGIKTHLYKLNSITGGFLPGEIVILAGRPSNGKTALALNFSLYSIVKEVPVGIFSLEMMRYLLVNRFLASTHGINSMRFRDGKFSEKDWSNIYDFAQYFEGLDSSLRIWDRPSLSASELRSQCRRWKREFGLRLAVVDYIQLVRPDSKGGSREREVAEISRIMKETATECGITLLVLAQLNREVESRKNKIPLLSDLRESGAIEQDADQVIFIRPWNPKTIDDLVTVTLDVAKSRNSNTGSLETVYRRRRLQFLNDKEQDWNWLDFFPAEEGE; encoded by the coding sequence ATGAGTATCACCGCTCCACCTAACAATCCTGAATTGGAAAGGGCCGTTCTCAGTGCCGTCATCAGGCTTAATGGACGCAATCTTGATTCTCTGCTTTCCATATTAAAATCCCCTGATTATTTTTACAGTCCTGTCCATCAGGCTCTATGGCAGACGATGATGGCCATGCACAGAGATCAGATTCCTATTGATCTGGTAACATTAAATGACCGTCTTATAAAAAACGGCCGTTCCGATGCTTGTGGTGGGCCTGTTTATCTTGCTGGACTGCTGGAAGATCCTCAACCTGTCAGCCATGCTGAAAGTTGGGCCAGAGATCTTCAAGGCTATGCACGCCGCAGGGCCATGGCCGCTATGGGTCAGCAGCTGATTGAAAACGCTTATTCAAATGATACTGACCCGTCCACTTTTGCCGCAAAGGCTCAGGAGATTGTTGATTCCGTTCTTGAGGACAGGATTGAAGTCTCTGCCCAGAAACCTTCGGAGATAATACATGACTATGTGAGTTATCTTGAAGGCCTTGAAGCCCGAGGTGGTGACGGAATTAAAACCCATCTTTATAAACTTAACAGTATCACCGGGGGCTTTCTGCCTGGTGAAATTGTTATTCTTGCAGGCCGTCCCTCCAACGGCAAGACCGCACTTGCTCTTAATTTCTCTTTGTATTCAATAGTTAAGGAAGTTCCTGTTGGCATATTTTCACTTGAAATGATGCGCTATCTGCTGGTGAACCGCTTTTTGGCGTCAACTCACGGCATTAACAGTATGCGATTTCGTGATGGGAAATTTTCTGAGAAAGATTGGAGCAATATATATGACTTTGCCCAGTATTTTGAGGGGCTGGATTCTAGTTTGCGAATATGGGACAGGCCTTCGCTTTCTGCTTCGGAGCTTAGATCGCAGTGTAGACGCTGGAAACGTGAATTCGGATTGAGGCTGGCAGTTGTTGATTACATTCAGCTTGTACGGCCTGATTCAAAAGGCGGTTCCAGAGAAAGAGAAGTTGCCGAGATTTCTCGAATTATGAAAGAAACCGCAACCGAATGCGGAATAACTCTGCTTGTGCTGGCACAGCTCAACCGTGAGGTTGAATCTCGCAAAAATAAAATTCCTCTGCTTTCTGATCTGCGTGAGTCCGGTGCGATTGAGCAGGACGCTGATCAGGTTATTTTTATCCGTCCGTGGAATCCAAAAACAATTGATGATCTGGTTACGGTCACCCTTGATGTGGCCAAAAGCAGGAACTCGAATACCGGAAGTCTTGAGACCGTTTACCGCCGCAGGAGACTGCAATTTTTAAATGATAAGGAACAGGATTGGAACTGGCTGGACTTTTTTCCGGCCGAGGAGGGTGAGTAA
- a CDS encoding YgiQ family radical SAM protein, with product MSKATIIANGQQPDFLPMTPEEIKKLSWERPDILLISGDSYIDHPSFGIPLLGRVLAANGFKVALICQPDWTDPDSVKALGRPKLYAGISAGALDSMVAHYTAFRKKRSDDAYTPGGKAGARPNRACIVYTNLIKKAFPGLPVILGGIEASLRRISHYDFWTDKLRKPILFDSKADLVVYGMGERAMLEAAVKLNQNGSSEVLKGIRGTAYIGKAQDLPNKADSYYLPSHQEMLDSPQKLMEATMLLEEQVHGGKKNAVQPVDSRFVILTPPAEYLETEELDWLYSLPFKRRSHPSYTQKIPAETMIRFSITSHRGCGGGCSFCSIALHQGRHIRSRSKNSILSEAESMASLPFFDGSISDVGGPSANMWMADCVLERGKCNRKSCLVPNVCPQFKFNQGKNLEMLRDVNKVKGIKHVRVASGVRFDLGLKDRKSLSALFGEFVGGQLKVAPEHISPPVLKLMRKPNLPVFEDFLKMFQTESDKYNKEQYVIPYLMSAFPGCTDKDMQRVGEWFGSRGWKPRQVQCFIPTPGTVATAMFYSETDPSGNKIFVARSDAQRLRQHAILVPDIGSRPDKHKNSNHHSRFKNSSKQKNVKQSANTSNSYSKKKNKGEKKRKK from the coding sequence ATGAGCAAAGCAACCATTATCGCCAACGGACAACAACCTGATTTTCTGCCGATGACTCCAGAAGAAATAAAAAAGCTTAGCTGGGAACGCCCGGACATTCTGCTTATTTCAGGAGACAGTTATATTGATCACCCCAGTTTCGGTATCCCGCTGCTAGGCAGAGTTCTAGCTGCAAACGGATTCAAAGTAGCGCTTATCTGTCAGCCGGATTGGACTGACCCGGACTCTGTAAAAGCACTGGGCCGCCCTAAACTCTATGCTGGAATTTCCGCAGGTGCCTTGGATTCGATGGTTGCACATTACACCGCTTTCAGAAAAAAACGCAGTGATGATGCCTATACTCCCGGAGGAAAAGCCGGAGCACGCCCCAATAGAGCCTGTATTGTCTATACTAATCTGATAAAAAAAGCTTTTCCCGGTCTTCCTGTTATTCTCGGGGGTATAGAGGCTTCACTTCGCAGAATATCCCATTATGATTTCTGGACTGATAAACTTAGAAAACCAATTCTTTTTGACAGCAAAGCTGATCTGGTTGTTTATGGCATGGGTGAAAGGGCCATGCTCGAAGCTGCTGTAAAATTAAATCAGAACGGTTCATCAGAAGTTCTAAAAGGTATACGCGGGACTGCTTACATAGGAAAAGCACAGGACCTTCCCAATAAAGCAGACAGTTATTATCTTCCATCACATCAGGAAATGCTCGATTCTCCACAAAAATTGATGGAAGCCACAATGTTGCTTGAAGAACAGGTTCATGGCGGCAAAAAAAACGCTGTCCAGCCTGTAGATTCAAGATTTGTTATTCTTACTCCACCGGCGGAATATCTTGAAACTGAAGAGCTGGACTGGCTTTATTCATTACCTTTTAAACGCAGGTCACACCCCTCATATACCCAAAAAATTCCTGCTGAAACAATGATCAGATTCAGCATTACTTCACATCGCGGCTGCGGGGGTGGATGTTCTTTCTGTTCAATAGCACTGCATCAGGGCAGGCATATAAGGTCCAGAAGCAAAAATTCAATACTTTCTGAAGCAGAATCAATGGCTTCACTTCCGTTTTTTGACGGTTCAATATCCGATGTCGGTGGCCCCAGTGCCAATATGTGGATGGCCGACTGTGTTCTTGAAAGAGGAAAATGCAACCGTAAAAGCTGCCTAGTTCCAAATGTATGCCCACAGTTTAAATTCAATCAGGGCAAAAACCTTGAGATGCTCAGGGACGTAAACAAAGTAAAAGGAATAAAGCATGTCAGGGTGGCAAGCGGTGTACGTTTTGATCTTGGCCTCAAAGACCGCAAGAGTCTGTCTGCCCTTTTCGGTGAATTTGTTGGAGGGCAGTTAAAAGTTGCACCGGAACATATTTCTCCACCTGTTCTTAAATTAATGAGAAAGCCTAATCTTCCGGTTTTTGAAGATTTTTTAAAAATGTTCCAGACCGAATCAGATAAATACAACAAGGAACAATATGTAATTCCTTACCTTATGAGTGCTTTCCCCGGATGTACGGATAAAGACATGCAGAGAGTTGGAGAATGGTTCGGCAGCAGAGGTTGGAAACCACGGCAGGTGCAATGCTTCATTCCTACTCCGGGAACTGTAGCCACGGCCATGTTTTATAGCGAAACTGATCCTTCCGGTAACAAAATTTTTGTAGCCCGCAGCGATGCACAGAGATTGCGGCAGCATGCCATTCTTGTTCCTGATATCGGCAGCCGACCTGATAAACATAAAAACTCAAATCATCATTCAAGATTTAAAAACAGCTCAAAACAAAAAAATGTAAAACAATCAGCTAATACCAGCAATTCTTACTCTAAAAAGAAAAATAAAGGCGAAAAAAAACGTAAAAAATAA
- a CDS encoding type II toxin-antitoxin system RelE/ParE family toxin, whose amino-acid sequence MHMTRLMTVIETPEFIKDIKRSNMNSDEHRELVNFLAANPTAGVIMEGTGGIRKVRFAGCGQGKSGAYRVVYYYHDCKVPLFALNLFSKNEKSNLTKAERNMMKKLVQILVQSLEEEM is encoded by the coding sequence ATGCATATGACTAGGTTGATGACTGTAATTGAAACTCCTGAATTTATAAAAGACATCAAGCGTTCAAATATGAATTCTGATGAACATAGGGAGCTTGTCAATTTTTTAGCAGCAAATCCAACTGCCGGTGTCATTATGGAAGGAACCGGCGGGATTAGGAAAGTTCGCTTTGCAGGATGTGGGCAAGGAAAGAGCGGTGCATACAGAGTGGTTTATTATTATCATGATTGTAAGGTGCCACTATTTGCCTTGAATCTTTTCTCCAAAAACGAAAAATCCAACCTGACTAAAGCTGAACGCAATATGATGAAGAAGCTCGTGCAGATTCTTGTGCAGAGCCTCGAGGAGGAAATGTAA
- a CDS encoding DUF5675 family protein, with product MKNPPFEGTILRRPYTDQGTLGVLTIPLAGFTCFSIELPWRENQNSISCIPADTYLLFRRWSAHWNGFVYQFRNVPQRIAIQSHSGNVAGDKSLGYRSHSLGCVLLGSCICKLWGQLAVGNSRHTYRRFLNAMQGRDLLLEIREADNG from the coding sequence ATGAAAAATCCTCCGTTTGAAGGAACTATCCTGCGCCGTCCTTATACCGATCAGGGAACACTTGGTGTTCTGACCATCCCCCTTGCAGGGTTCACCTGCTTTTCCATTGAGCTGCCGTGGCGTGAAAACCAGAATTCCATCTCCTGTATCCCGGCGGATACTTATCTGCTTTTTCGCCGCTGGTCCGCCCACTGGAACGGCTTTGTCTACCAGTTTCGCAATGTTCCTCAGCGCATCGCCATTCAATCACACAGCGGCAACGTAGCCGGGGATAAATCACTGGGCTACCGCTCCCATTCTCTGGGATGCGTGCTGCTTGGCTCCTGCATCTGCAAATTGTGGGGCCAGCTTGCTGTTGGAAACTCCAGACATACCTACCGCAGATTTTTAAATGCCATGCAGGGGCGTGACCTGCTGCTTGAAATAAGGGAGGCCGATAATGGCTGA
- a CDS encoding helix-turn-helix domain-containing protein encodes MSSAGERILKSLEQAVSIAKGEMEDSEYRVNIPEEINVRSIREKLNMTQIGFAKAFGLSLSAVRHWEQNRRTPEGSTRAYLKIIAQEPEMVRKVLSTPDCEAR; translated from the coding sequence ATGTCCAGTGCTGGAGAGCGTATCCTCAAAAGTCTTGAACAGGCTGTATCCATAGCCAAAGGTGAAATGGAAGATTCTGAATACAGGGTTAATATTCCTGAAGAAATTAATGTCCGAAGTATTCGTGAAAAACTTAATATGACTCAAATAGGCTTTGCCAAAGCTTTCGGATTGTCTTTATCTGCTGTTCGCCATTGGGAACAGAATCGCCGTACACCTGAAGGTTCAACCAGAGCATATCTTAAAATTATTGCTCAGGAACCTGAAATGGTGCGTAAGGTTTTGTCTACTCCTGATTGTGAAGCCAGATAA
- a CDS encoding pentapeptide repeat-containing protein, which translates to MALFTIASNRYDRAVHTYEVQISNFQTQMASDYRAEACGDLARLQRIEVPVKPDVLNPKLTISSFFLTQKYLEGQKILISTILRYKSKLTHANLSNANLSEIDLREANLNCSNLSKANLSKTKLDDASLRFADLKDANLEGATLQRACLVGAKLNGANLKFAFLVSSDLRLANYAKANLAFAFLSKADLRREPPFFLNNSSEIYKKILLKQLPDEKSNALALSKVENLRNAKFSPKLEKELRKTHPELFVEPKGYKGNDN; encoded by the coding sequence GTGGCATTATTTACCATTGCTTCCAATAGGTATGACAGAGCTGTTCACACTTACGAAGTTCAAATTTCAAACTTCCAGACTCAAATGGCCTCAGATTACAGAGCAGAAGCATGTGGGGATTTAGCCAGACTGCAAAGAATAGAAGTTCCGGTTAAACCTGATGTATTAAACCCTAAATTAACAATCAGTTCCTTTTTTTTAACTCAAAAATATTTAGAAGGACAAAAAATACTTATTTCAACTATACTTAGATATAAATCAAAATTAACTCATGCCAATTTAAGTAATGCCAATTTGAGTGAAATCGATTTGCGTGAAGCAAATCTTAATTGCTCTAATCTATCAAAGGCAAATTTATCAAAAACAAAACTTGACGATGCCAGTCTTAGATTTGCTGATCTAAAAGATGCAAATCTTGAAGGAGCCACATTACAACGAGCATGTCTGGTAGGAGCCAAATTAAACGGAGCTAACCTTAAATTCGCATTCTTGGTATCATCAGATCTCAGACTAGCAAACTATGCAAAAGCAAACCTTGCATTTGCATTTTTAAGTAAGGCTGACCTCAGAAGAGAACCACCCTTTTTTTTAAACAATTCTTCTGAAATATATAAAAAAATATTACTTAAACAACTTCCTGATGAAAAAAGTAATGCACTTGCATTGTCTAAAGTTGAAAATCTTCGGAACGCAAAATTTTCACCAAAATTAGAAAAAGAACTGAGAAAAACACACCCAGAGCTATTTGTTGAACCGAAAGGATACAAAGGTAATGACAACTAA
- the thiD gene encoding bifunctional hydroxymethylpyrimidine kinase/phosphomethylpyrimidine kinase: MEALPNVLTIAGSDSGGGAGIQADLKTISMMGAYGASAITAVTAQNTCTVSGIEGLTPDFVALQIETVTSDIKIDAAKTGMLFSAPIIRTVAGVLADKKFPLVVDPVCVAQSGSRLLREDAVEAMMEMFPLADLLTPNVPEAELFTGIEIKCREDFFKAIEILLGMGPKAVLIKGGHFDSVAATDWLGIKGQEPIPLMQQRVKCNNNHGTGCTLSAAIASGLAKGENLVTAIRHAQQFLNLALRSSFSLGEGSGPPNHLAPMLIERLKVNVLNELYDFGKKIKCKHNLLRIAPESRMNVALALPYAGLTEDVAAFSGGFCVAEDGEVLISGMPKFGASERMSKIIIAARKKVPDINCMINIRLDDAILKAMTDCGMLLKWFDRNNEPDKNRRDETSTLEWGVSEALSECEPNSVVDAVCDNGSDGHEPLIRIMAKDLNDLERKLGLILNSLN, encoded by the coding sequence ATGGAAGCTCTTCCAAATGTTTTAACCATAGCCGGATCTGACTCCGGTGGTGGGGCTGGTATTCAGGCGGACCTGAAAACTATTTCTATGATGGGAGCATACGGAGCAAGTGCAATAACAGCAGTAACGGCTCAAAATACATGCACTGTTTCCGGTATTGAAGGACTTACTCCTGATTTTGTGGCTCTCCAGATTGAGACTGTTACCAGTGATATAAAAATTGATGCTGCTAAAACCGGTATGCTTTTTTCCGCACCTATAATCAGAACCGTAGCCGGGGTGCTGGCAGACAAGAAGTTTCCTCTGGTTGTCGATCCCGTATGTGTAGCCCAGAGTGGTTCAAGGCTTCTTAGGGAAGATGCTGTAGAAGCTATGATGGAGATGTTTCCGCTTGCTGACCTGCTTACTCCCAATGTTCCTGAAGCAGAACTTTTTACAGGTATTGAAATCAAATGCCGTGAAGATTTCTTTAAAGCTATAGAAATTTTATTGGGTATGGGACCCAAGGCCGTATTGATCAAGGGCGGACATTTTGATTCAGTTGCGGCTACAGACTGGCTGGGCATAAAAGGACAGGAGCCTATTCCTCTTATGCAGCAGAGAGTAAAGTGTAATAATAATCATGGCACAGGATGTACTCTTTCTGCAGCAATCGCCTCAGGACTTGCAAAGGGTGAGAATTTGGTCACCGCCATTCGTCATGCCCAACAGTTTCTTAATCTGGCACTTAGGTCTTCTTTCAGTTTAGGGGAAGGAAGCGGGCCGCCGAATCACCTTGCACCTATGCTTATTGAAAGACTCAAAGTAAATGTTCTAAATGAGCTTTATGATTTTGGTAAGAAAATAAAATGCAAGCATAATTTATTAAGGATTGCTCCTGAATCCAGAATGAATGTAGCGCTGGCGTTGCCCTATGCCGGGTTGACAGAAGATGTTGCTGCCTTTTCAGGCGGATTTTGCGTTGCTGAAGATGGGGAAGTCCTGATTTCAGGAATGCCTAAATTCGGAGCATCCGAAAGAATGTCAAAAATAATTATTGCAGCTCGAAAAAAAGTCCCTGATATCAATTGCATGATTAATATTCGTCTCGATGATGCAATCTTGAAAGCTATGACTGATTGTGGGATGCTCCTGAAGTGGTTTGACCGCAATAATGAACCTGATAAAAATCGCAGAGATGAAACCTCTACGCTGGAATGGGGTGTTTCCGAAGCATTGTCCGAATGTGAGCCCAATAGTGTTGTGGACGCTGTTTGTGACAATGGAAGTGACGGGCACGAGCCTTTGATACGGATCATGGCAAAAGATTTGAATGATCTGGAAAGAAAACTTGGTCTTATTTTAAATTCCTTGAATTAA